The Rhopalosiphum maidis isolate BTI-1 chromosome 2, ASM367621v3, whole genome shotgun sequence genome segment TTAACCATAGATACACCTGTCCTACTCACCCTATAGTGTTTTTCGTATATAACCGTTAGTGGTTGCtttcaagtataaaattattgttcactGTTCAGTTACCTAGAATgtagaatacaataataataataaaaaaaaaaattaacggtcgcgattataaaaagaaaaaaaaggtttttaattaaatggtgTACATGTAATGGTTTATTCAAGAATTAAacgaattgattttttttgcataattttCTCTTTATTACAATTTCTACTTTTCTTATTTCTTAGACTAAATGAAAGCGATCCTTGGTATATTGACGATCGTTTGACCAAAATTTAAATCGGCCGTGAAATAAATTACGGAAACGTGAAAAGCGATTTCTCGTAATCAAGCGTTTTGCTGGGTCAAAggttaaaattgttaacattattatactgtgcagtcaatttcttaaaaaaaactgcCTAAACGCTTCCTGTAAACTAAAAcacgttaatttttaatcataaaaaatacaataataacccttttttagttttttttgtttttataacctTTTTGCTAAGCTATTTTACAGTTACAGGTACATAtactactaatatattatcatttacataaataatataaaatgtataaatataatatgtataatatattatccatattaaattaatgtttgtatataagCGATTTTGTTGAGTTTAATGCGTAGTAatgcatagtataatattatatttgactaGATAAAGAAGGcttatgttataacttataactttgtcattaaatttataactgttaATTTTGGAACAGAGTatgattatacaaaaaataataaaatttcgtagtaattttaaaatccacttgtttaataaatcaaagagAGCAGACTTTTGTTTAATAAGAATtcgtttttttcataaatatactatactttaTAGTGATGACCAATGGTCTTATTTTCTGGAGTAGTGGAGTTTGTGTACAATCTTCATTGTCTTGTTAAATAGGCAAACATCTTATGTGCCACGTCGTAGAGATTTGtctatgttttatagtattgtagcattgcaatatttttcaatattttaaaatttgtgtatttagtattaaaaaaaaaaaaatacttacatacgatattattaattatttttaatattcatatagagAAACCCTTATAATTTGAAAGTTAATACTACGTACTACGTTTAGTATAgtgttaatgtttttatttttgtggatttataatttattgaaaacaacagagtatattatagtttatttataaattaatatatatatatataagtatatataggtatttacagTCTTATTGAAAAGTTGAAGCGttgtaaattgattattaatgtgttttttaattgtattgactattataggtatatgccAACTTGTATTCTCTTATGGTTATAAATTCTAAAGTCCGATttgaaagttataatatatattaattcaaatgcATTGTAAAAGAATTAAAGTAACATGTTATCAATACACCAACTATACATACAATTGTACTGCACATAAAGAACAAACGAATAACCATTTGTTCAAATAACGCACCATTTTCATGAACATTTAGGCTTTTATTGAGTGTCAACGTGGGTTCACAATTACGTAGAAAAAcatgtaaatactaaacatgcgatgtaaataaaaaaagcaaatcgacaataataatagttcagTTGCATCGTGGTTTGACATGAATTATTAATCTTTAAATTCGAATATTGTATTGATAGGTCGCtgagttaaaataatagatatttatgaatttatattttgtacttgatttggaatattattatattcaatatagacTCaggatagataaaaatatgatgtttttgttttagttaatGGTAAGATCAAGGAGCATGAAGTGGTTTCAAAAAAACACCGAAGATGCCGCACCACGGTTGCTTAGTCTCTCGCCGATTCGAAACTACGATTCGGGAGATCCTGATTATTCGGCCGAGAGATATTACCATTTGCCACCAGGTCCTAGGAGGTCTAGATTAGGTAtgaatgcatatattttttatttaattaaatatttattaatataatatagtacattatattgttttgattaatatGTTTGGTAGTTATAGCTGTCGACTGtcgtgatatattatgtacctaatacctaATTACCTACATCTAATGTTTGTTATAACGTaaccaaatattttcattacttatagaagtattatataggttgtTATATAAACtacgataacataatattatatgccatGGTCGTTAAtatgctaatattatatacgtgtatatggtagtatattatttttctgtgatttaaaaaatatttcattacatgaatagttttaataactcGTGAGTCATAgatacatcaaaaaaaaaaaaaataatatattattgtaggtgatttttatataaatattttaataatcaaataatatcttCGAATACGCCTGTAATTTTGGAATTTCATCGTTTAAAAcaaatctatacattttacagaTACCTAGTAATATTtacttgttaatttaatacccCAACCCAACATACTATCCTGTGCCTAGACGATGGACTTAATAGGAGTGGGATAACACCTTGAAATTggaatatacattattgattATCTGCTAGTCGATACTTCGTACAAAGTACACGTTCattgtgaattataaaataagatttaatcTTAAAAGATATTTCTCGGTGttcaaattgcattttttcttTAGATCTCAAATCTTGCAGACCAAACAATTCagtagtgtataataatttatagttttataaacattaatacctatattctcCTACTCATAGTTACaatcataaacattttgattttaacgtattttgaacaataacttaatttttaaggttAGTAGctacaaatattgttatcatttattatgagTAGGTATActagatttatatatacaatataaccaCGAACGTTCGTGAGAATCAGGTCATACATTTCAACATCCATACACGAGCGGAGAAGCGCCTACGTCAGTACATAGAGATTTCAACAGCAGTgcttatgatttaatatattatatatatgatatatctatTACCTAAATACCCATAAAGGTTGATATCCAtagaaatatacattaataagcTATTGTTTAATAAGCTATGAGCCAATACTCAATGGTGGTAAGTCTCTAAAAAAAcatgattgaaaattgaataatcctaaataatattacatagataCTGACACTAGGTGTATGATATTCTGGTAGGTATTTTCCGAATTGCatgctaaataaataaatataaatgtcatcCCAAGTCTTAGAGGGGTCTGTCCGAATTGCATGCCGTGTACCTATAAGTTTGATGCTTATCTTTACTTACCATGCACTTAAGTGTACAACttaaactacttttttttacttaatttttaatttttctatttttttttttttaaaaaaacgcaTGAATAAAAACTGATTAGTTTCtagattgaaatatttttatattcgagtaaatattttactaaattggaTGACattgtgaatattaaataaaacgattgtagtttaaagtaattaaatgaatgtattttacatttttacatggtatttcaaataaatgataatataaaatttggaggttttttgacaatatacaatgtaatataataataaaataataaagattagagtttataataataaatatgtcattagggaaaacatataataataatagtaatagcatTTTGTAaaacagttaatattaaaagaggaatatggtttaaaattatttagtggctCAATTACACTAAACAATTAcgttacaatataatgataataataataataaataaataaaaaacaataataataattataaaatacgtataatagtattgtctatattaaaatattctacgtcaaataatagaaatttggaaaagtaatattttatttattttactataggcAACACCATGtaactttttttacatatttaatactatttatttcatttttttttgaaattccaTCATTAATCATcactgaatttaaaaatttttctttatctattattttccgacgtctattatttaaatttgaacaacGTATTTTTACATATGTATCACGTTTTACTTGTTTTAATACATCGACTAATTGAAGAATATTAGTACTTGAAgagtaaaacatattatccAGTTTTGAATGGAATGATTCACAAACATTGGTTGTACCTAGTATGCATTGTATAATTAGAAATTCAGCCCTAACTTAACCTGGTGGAAATAAACTATCAGCCATCTCtcggatataaaaatatttcaatctaGAAACTAATCAGTTGTAACAACCATATCATAAAGCGTTTctattcatgattttttttttaaataaagtttaagttGTGTACATAAGTGCATcgtatatgataaatttaataaactagtGGGTACACGACATGCAATTCAGATGCAGttgtattttcgatatttcaTGGGatcaaaaaattacttttaagtaCTAGACTTTAATAGtcatgatattttttcatttacgaCTTAAAGTACtcatgtatttattacatatttataataaatgttataaatatatatttctttaaagaatgtaaaattaaaaatattacaactttactTTAGTTACAGTAcagatcaataaataaaatatattattaatattttaatcttaattttttttgttattatcattaaagcttaaacagcaaaaattattcatattcatctgtaataaaaagttatatttatagttgtataataatttatattgttatctaagATCGCGTGTAGTCGGATGTCCCGACCCGTCACTCATTGGCGATATGATTAAGACAAGTGTAGGAATGCGATTCACATATTTATTGtagagataataatatcaaatataatactttaatattatttatttatttttatcaacaagttccaaatttatttttttttatttaaaaatttattttagtattacatattaaaaatacaatgtacaatttgaatttattcttgaagaataatattttttattattattgatttatgttaaatatttcatttgacttaaataataggtacctaactacAATTGATTATTGGAAGTttgattataaacaaatattttaaataacatttaattattagatttataatgatttgcgttttttttttattataacatatatatatattaatgatttattagattattacctttaaataatctaataaaataaattgattacctAGCTATTTCtatgataaacaaaattaatatatatatatatatttgtattataggtagatatcattatacctatctataaagtttaggtaattttaatttaactatattattttgtgatttttaactttttaaggaAGTAGGTACCTCTTACCAACAAATTAGAAATTGAATTAGAACGACTAGTCCTTTTTTATAcagaatattaattgaaaaagtttttattttaaaaagtactctTGATGTGTGATAATCTGTATCATGAAATAAAGTACAAACAACTATGTATAGTTAGCTAACTAGTTAGTATAAACTAAGCCACTAGCCTTTAAAAGGTTTCTttactatattgtaaaaattgacAACATAAATAgtgcttttattaaaatgctgGACACTTTTAATTCTATAGTGCATGATATTTTGTTACGTCTTACGTTAATACATGATACTGCAATGTAGACTTATCAACTAATATCAACAACACtcattaagaataaaataatatatccttTTGATACCTTCCATTCGAGAGTTTTAATACTTACGTTTTTTGTTAACTCAAAATTCTAatgagtttaatttattttcattactctcaaaattcgaataatacttgattgtacaatgtacattttaaaaatttctattcGGTTTTTCGTACTTACtcgcattatttttaacacttaaAATGTCGATGATTATGTTGATTAaaatgaagaataaaaatatttaacttaatacgattttgatttattttcaaatagctTATTTCggttgtaaacatttaatattattaagacaataaaatgtcacaataattattagttattattacgcATACCGCCGCATTTACATGACGTTACGCCCATTAGGGGAATGTAGTATTCGGCATCCGATCGGAATGCTGGTTTCGATCAACACCAgtttttttcactattttgACCTCAAATGACCAGAGATGGGAGAATAATTCTGCATACATTTATCCTAGGTCaggttaatttttcttttttaaacaactatattttaagaaacagATCACATCCTTATGTCATACGagttactttaaataaataataattaatatatacatatgtgcaATATTGATACATCTATTCgcagtgttatttttttacataagtatatatatatacatcattcataaattagtatttgattagttttgaataaatatatattttttatacattttataaagagCTTAAgacttataaaatcataaacagttttaatatttattgtttattcaattaatgcttttatttataatctattaaatgtatataataagtacatattattataataatatgaatagtgATACAGAAAAATTGATAAGGCAGAGTTAGGAaaccgttttattttaaaattaaaaaaaaaataaaaatttttgaatcacattattttttataatttttcatattagatATTACGACATTTAAATGGGGTTTGTCAAACAAATTTCTATAAGCTTTTACatgattatacattattaaagtattataacaaaatggtacaacaattattttctaattattactttagtgTAAAATTCCAATccagaaattgaaaatttctctCTGGATTTATTgcgtacttatttatattactagtgGCTTTTATCTATTCAAATCATCAATAGTGAATGAATTATcttgtaagtttttaaaattatacacattctATAAAGTGTATCACTTTTAATTCCCTGCGGATATTTTCGCTCTATTAAGGTTTCActgttgtatatttatgttattggaacatatgaaaaataaataatttaaaaaaagtatataggtGTTAACTTTTGAGTAatcttaattacattatagtatattaatttaaaacgtgacagtatttttatatttttaaaattataatttatactaattttttatatgtgtttttattcttACTGTAGACGCCTCTCCATTACGATTAGAGAGGTCCGAATATAATCGAGACATAAATTGTTACAATGTCCGAAACCGAACAATTGTGATGCAAAGTGCGCGTAACAAGCAAACCAAAGAAAAACGAAATCCCCTATTGGACCAAGTTAAACACACAGGTCTTACACATTTCAAACCAAATACAActattaaaaaccattacGAGGACAAAATCTGTACAATTGGCGTTCATCGTGATGGTGTTGATGGTGCGGATAACGAAGATTGTGGTGATGAAGACAATTCAACAATATCTGGTAGATTGAAAGCTATTTCAGacagatatttaaaatcatctaCTCATAGATTTTTAGccaaattttataagaattctTCTATTAAAACCGATAAATCAACCGAAACCGAAGAACCGAATTTaggtgaaaacaaaataaataaggttagttataatattattgatcattTTTTAAGACTACtccataatatgtaaaaaaaaaaataaatacaaattgctTTAAATCGGtatcaaaataaactaaaaattataaaattgagttatgtattaacatattataaaatgtgtgtatataaaatgtaataagattatttgacaaatttccattacaaatgttactatatttattaaatagttatgttACACAcagtatatttactatacgatattttataaatttatcgagTGAAACTTACCAAATGTCTAAGTTACAGTTTATTGGTATATCAGTgtacttttgtttttattttatatttttgctttcatttataagaaaaatcctcgtattattaaatttgtacttaAGAATgacaattgatttaaatatttattatataattttacttattgtatgCAGGTAAAATTAAGAAGTTTTTCTTACGGAACGTTACCCGGCTTGGACGAATTTCGTAAGAGAATAGCCGAAACAGCAACAGAAAAAACGAACTGTACACCGGAAGATGATGATAGTGGCATACTATTAAATGATCCTCCGATCGATTCAGTTAATGGAATCATAGAAAATGGTACACAAGATTACTGTTTTAGGAGCGCTTCTCAGTATGGCATAAAACGACATTATGCGCTTAGTTTACCACCtgataacaataatcaatCATCATCAAACACGTTGCAACCGAGGGCTAATAGAAATAAGGAATACAGAGTAGTCCAATTGAATAGGGATTATCCAGAACAGGTTCTAGGTGTTCGAATTAAAGAAATACGGTCGGAGAACAGTTTTGGCTATGTGGTTGTCAATATTGTTTCGGGAGGAGTGGCTGAtcggtaaatatataaaatccataatatattattattattattattccgtgAGTTTCAATTGGCCGAATAATCCatatcatgatattattgtgGTTTATCACTCGTGTAGTTGGTCAagatcaaaaacaaattatgataaaaaatatcattaccgGCAGATATCACATAACACgtgattaaaaaatacgtGTCAATTTAAATCTGTATAggatacctaaataaatatatattttttgtaaaggttttcattattatcaatagaGTAAAAAAAGTTAGGCATATATCAACGATtgaatgttattgtttttcattcgatgtcatgaaaaaataaaaaaaatataaattagattgaaaaatattttaaacctaacaacattatataggtacataatatatttatagtaggtCAGTATTCCATGAATAtgtcaatgatattttttttatgagtaaacatataatagtGACTACTATTACTCGACACTCGTTACCTACATAAGtagttgaattaaaattaacagtttattattttatgtatggaCCTATAAACTTTCTCtttgtataaaatcaatataataacgttaggtacctacctacatttttaaatttaaattttttaataaaaagttaaacacTGTTAGTATCATATCTATTAATTGATGAGGATGgcaaattttgtaaatataaaacagtcatggtttttaaaaaaaattaaaatatcacataaacgtttgtttttgaaaatgattgaatcaattaaatagtaattcaattagttaattataaaatataatatttttcttttttaatatatcttatatctCTGAATAATACCAACAATGACCTATATACTTGAGTTTATAagagtaggtacttaaaatatcat includes the following:
- the LOC113551729 gene encoding PDZ domain-containing protein 2-like isoform X1 — translated: MFKTADKELMVRSRSMKWFQKNTEDAAPRLLSLSPIRNYDSGDPDYSAERYYHLPPGPRRSRLDASPLRLERSEYNRDINCYNVRNRTIVMQSARNKQTKEKRNPLLDQVKHTGLTHFKPNTTIKNHYEDKICTIGVHRDGVDGADNEDCGDEDNSTISGRLKAISDRYLKSSTHRFLAKFYKNSSIKTDKSTETEEPNLGENKINKVKLRSFSYGTLPGLDEFRKRIAETATEKTNCTPEDDDSGILLNDPPIDSVNGIIENGTQDYCFRSASQYGIKRHYALSLPPDNNNQSSSNTLQPRANRNKEYRVVQLNRDYPEQVLGVRIKEIRSENSFGYVVVNIVSGGVADRTSDLEVGDQIVNVNGRRLAGLDAADANRLLNDGCSSVHLLVTRRDSEYRSVDGADRPRARMPETSVDYDHSGNCQVPPIQKYNKNGQTLVYITPPPHPRSVTKSNTNVSTVYLKGGDSDGFSGDGYGGRGGDGGEQYTGTDCTTFCTLPRRPKSTVCTFHTFVLEKGPGKKGLGFTIVGGKDSPKGAMGIFIKSILDNGQAAEDGRLKPGDEILAVNGNVCHDLTHSEAITLFKSFKSGSIALHICRRSKTSNRTTKAKSCTNLLNDDNAGSD
- the LOC113551729 gene encoding PDZ domain-containing protein 2-like isoform X2; the encoded protein is MVRSRSMKWFQKNTEDAAPRLLSLSPIRNYDSGDPDYSAERYYHLPPGPRRSRLDASPLRLERSEYNRDINCYNVRNRTIVMQSARNKQTKEKRNPLLDQVKHTGLTHFKPNTTIKNHYEDKICTIGVHRDGVDGADNEDCGDEDNSTISGRLKAISDRYLKSSTHRFLAKFYKNSSIKTDKSTETEEPNLGENKINKVKLRSFSYGTLPGLDEFRKRIAETATEKTNCTPEDDDSGILLNDPPIDSVNGIIENGTQDYCFRSASQYGIKRHYALSLPPDNNNQSSSNTLQPRANRNKEYRVVQLNRDYPEQVLGVRIKEIRSENSFGYVVVNIVSGGVADRTSDLEVGDQIVNVNGRRLAGLDAADANRLLNDGCSSVHLLVTRRDSEYRSVDGADRPRARMPETSVDYDHSGNCQVPPIQKYNKNGQTLVYITPPPHPRSVTKSNTNVSTVYLKGGDSDGFSGDGYGGRGGDGGEQYTGTDCTTFCTLPRRPKSTVCTFHTFVLEKGPGKKGLGFTIVGGKDSPKGAMGIFIKSILDNGQAAEDGRLKPGDEILAVNGNVCHDLTHSEAITLFKSFKSGSIALHICRRSKTSNRTTKAKSCTNLLNDDNAGSD